A single window of Phycisphaerales bacterium DNA harbors:
- a CDS encoding ATP-binding protein, protein MTPPHAPTLETLRDLHETLSLAMKGGRMGWWTRDLATNTVVWSPELEQLFGLPPGGFPGSEQAFFDLVHPDDRKAVGDEVAAAIMQQRDYVIEFRFRHASDHPSVWRWMDGRGRAVYVNNRPTMLYGIGIDITDRRRAEDTIRANAAKLEQLLADADAHRTDLTRANRDLTDFAHIAAHDLKEPFRTINFQASFILDDHRAALPGDAIKKLEGIQKAAVRGGRLVDEMMRFARSGDVKLSDSPVELAALVYEAASTLPEYKEKKVELTIEPNLPSLSVDPVALSQVFQNLLANAARYNRSEVKRVRVYAREAGGEGGKVAEWQSGKVKENAPGAPAFPASHSATLPLGHSATPAFISICLSDNGVGIPPNQRSTAFRIFKRLHREEDFGPGSGVGLAIVKKIVEGHRGEVVIEDNPEGQGSVFVITLPRR, encoded by the coding sequence CGAGCTTGAGCAACTGTTCGGCCTGCCGCCGGGGGGCTTCCCCGGCTCCGAGCAGGCGTTCTTCGACCTTGTGCACCCCGACGACCGCAAGGCCGTGGGCGACGAGGTGGCCGCGGCCATCATGCAGCAGCGCGACTACGTGATCGAGTTCCGCTTCCGCCACGCGAGCGACCACCCCAGCGTGTGGCGGTGGATGGACGGGCGCGGCCGCGCGGTGTACGTGAACAACCGGCCGACGATGCTCTACGGCATCGGCATCGACATCACCGACCGCCGCCGCGCCGAGGACACCATCCGCGCCAACGCGGCCAAGCTGGAGCAGCTGCTCGCCGACGCCGACGCCCACCGCACCGACCTCACCCGGGCCAACCGCGACCTCACCGACTTCGCCCACATCGCCGCCCACGACCTCAAGGAGCCCTTCCGCACGATCAACTTCCAGGCCAGCTTCATCCTCGACGACCACCGCGCCGCGCTGCCCGGGGACGCCATCAAGAAGCTCGAGGGCATCCAGAAGGCCGCCGTCCGCGGCGGGCGCCTCGTGGACGAGATGATGCGCTTCGCCCGCAGCGGCGACGTCAAGCTCAGCGACTCGCCCGTCGAGCTCGCCGCCCTGGTCTACGAGGCCGCGAGCACGCTGCCCGAGTACAAGGAGAAGAAGGTCGAGCTCACCATCGAGCCCAACCTCCCCTCGCTGAGCGTGGACCCCGTCGCCCTCTCGCAGGTCTTCCAGAACCTCCTCGCAAACGCGGCCCGCTACAACAGGAGCGAGGTGAAGCGGGTGCGGGTGTACGCCCGCGAAGCGGGCGGGGAAGGTGGCAAAGTGGCAGAGTGGCAAAGTGGCAAAGTGAAAGAGAATGCCCCCGGCGCTCCCGCCTTTCCCGCCTCTCACTCTGCCACTTTGCCACTTGGCCACTCTGCCACTCCCGCCTTCATCTCCATCTGCCTCTCCGACAACGGCGTCGGCATCCCGCCCAATCAGCGGTCGACCGCGTTCCGCATCTTCAAGCGCCTGCACCGCGAGGAGGACTTCGGCCCTGGCAGCGGCGTGGGGCTGGCCATCGTCAAGAAGATCGTGGAGGGTCACCGCGGCGAGGTGGTCATTGAAGACAACCCGGAGGGGCAGGGGTCCGTGTTCGTCATCACCCTGCCCCGGCGGTAG
- a CDS encoding RNA-binding protein → MKLYVGNLSFNTSEGQLREMFEAFGPVASASLVMDRDTGRPRGFGFVEMNDASQAQGAMAALNGKNVDGRDLTVNEAKPREAGGGGGRGGFGGSRGGGGGRSSGGRGGW, encoded by the coding sequence ATGAAGCTCTACGTCGGTAATCTGTCGTTCAACACGTCCGAGGGTCAGCTCCGCGAGATGTTCGAGGCCTTCGGCCCCGTCGCCTCCGCGTCGCTGGTCATGGATCGCGACACCGGCCGCCCCCGCGGCTTCGGGTTCGTCGAGATGAACGACGCCTCCCAGGCCCAGGGCGCCATGGCCGCCCTCAACGGCAAGAACGTTGACGGTCGCGACCTCACCGTGAACGAGGCCAAGCCTCGCGAGGCGGGCGGCGGCGGCGGTCGCGGCGGCTTCGGCGGCAGCCGTGGCGGCGGCGGTGGTCGCAGCAGCGGCGGGCGCGGCGGCTGGTAA
- a CDS encoding HAMP domain-containing sensor histidine kinase, which produces MSTTGGAHQHQHGGERGRAAANLKREDNAAAGLAACDITPELERRQSRERDYDRELAAMRRLGASFGGSPEHIFDTLALEALAMTGAGSAGLTLSEVLPGGGHTVRWSSLAGVMKGHDAPQVAWHESIGGACIQAGRPLLYKDPAIAFPRLADLRPLMREALVVPVPGPHGGIQGGSAGSGSAAFGHGGRDTSQVHGPIGAVWVALHEGQVRTGPSGENGGARVPFDREDVRLLTALAVFAGAGVVAAKLQEESNIARREAEQAAEDLRRSNRDLDEFAQIVAHDLKEPLRGVRAYAEMVRDDAGAVLDPASLARLESVGRLSERMSGMIGGLLEYARAGHGELKVERLELGTLVHDALDAVRWLVESERVQVTVASGLPAVRGDRSLLLQVLTNLLSNGIKYNRSPLKTLEVEDSEQHGEVTLRIRDNGLGIPAEERDSVFRMFRRGRAAAAVAPGTGVGLAIVRRIVERHGGRVWVEPRPDGQSGSVFCLTLPQA; this is translated from the coding sequence ATGAGCACGACGGGGGGCGCCCATCAGCATCAGCACGGCGGCGAGCGCGGCCGCGCGGCGGCCAACCTCAAACGCGAGGACAACGCCGCCGCCGGCCTGGCCGCGTGCGACATCACGCCGGAGCTCGAGCGTCGCCAGTCCCGCGAGCGCGACTACGACCGCGAGCTCGCGGCCATGCGCCGCCTGGGGGCGAGCTTCGGCGGGAGCCCCGAGCACATCTTCGACACTCTCGCTCTGGAGGCCCTGGCCATGACCGGCGCGGGCAGCGCAGGGCTCACGCTCAGCGAGGTCCTGCCCGGCGGGGGGCACACGGTGCGCTGGTCGTCGCTGGCGGGCGTCATGAAGGGGCACGACGCCCCGCAGGTCGCGTGGCACGAGAGCATCGGCGGCGCCTGCATTCAAGCGGGGCGGCCGCTGCTGTACAAGGACCCCGCCATCGCCTTCCCGCGCCTGGCGGACCTCCGGCCGCTGATGCGGGAGGCGCTGGTGGTCCCCGTGCCGGGGCCGCACGGCGGGATTCAGGGCGGCAGCGCGGGCTCGGGGTCGGCGGCGTTCGGCCACGGCGGGCGCGACACCTCGCAGGTGCACGGGCCCATCGGGGCCGTGTGGGTGGCGCTGCACGAAGGGCAGGTCCGCACCGGGCCCAGCGGGGAGAACGGCGGGGCCCGGGTGCCCTTCGACCGCGAGGACGTGCGGCTGCTCACGGCCCTGGCGGTGTTCGCGGGCGCGGGCGTGGTGGCGGCCAAGCTCCAGGAGGAGAGCAACATCGCGCGGCGCGAGGCCGAGCAGGCGGCCGAGGACCTTCGCCGCAGCAACCGCGACCTCGACGAGTTCGCGCAGATCGTCGCCCACGACCTCAAGGAGCCGCTCCGCGGCGTCCGCGCCTATGCGGAGATGGTCCGCGACGACGCCGGGGCGGTGCTCGACCCTGCCAGCCTCGCGCGGCTGGAGTCGGTCGGGCGGCTGAGCGAGCGCATGAGCGGGATGATCGGGGGCCTGCTGGAGTACGCCCGCGCGGGGCACGGCGAGCTCAAGGTCGAGCGGCTGGAGCTGGGCACGCTGGTGCACGACGCGTTGGACGCTGTGCGCTGGCTCGTGGAATCCGAACGCGTGCAGGTGACGGTCGCCAGCGGCCTGCCCGCGGTGCGCGGCGACCGCTCCCTGCTGCTCCAGGTCCTGACCAACCTCCTGAGCAACGGCATCAAGTACAACCGCTCGCCGCTCAAGACCCTCGAGGTCGAGGACAGCGAGCAGCACGGGGAGGTCACGCTCCGCATCCGCGACAACGGCCTGGGCATCCCGGCGGAGGAGCGCGACAGCGTCTTCCGCATGTTCCGGCGCGGGCGGGCCGCGGCCGCCGTGGCCCCGGGCACCGGCGTGGGCCTCGCCATCGTGCGCCGCATCGTCGAGCGGCACGGCGGGCGGGTGTGGGTCGAGCCTCGGCCTGACGGCCAGAGCGGTTCGGTGTTCTGCCTCACGCTGCCGCAGGCGTGA
- a CDS encoding acyl-CoA desaturase: MPETLTPEHPEPVGSVAVVESPVDGGSGVRDGHDHTQADGDSHPHPHTHSHAHEHLSPADRTVRRVNMAAVVVPLLGLWLAIYLAWGTAFDWTQAAISLSMSMLTALGITVGYHRLFTHKSFTAVAPVRYILAALGSMAVQGPVIEWAGAHRKHHQHADGEHDPHSPHHHAGGEFAATLMGTLKGFYHAHMGWMLAGHQRGLARYTKDLREDRVVAAANRHFKFWVIMGLVIPAVLGGVLTMTFKGALLGLLWGGLVRILVNHHITWSVNSICHLWGTSPFVSHDESRNNAIVGVLAMGEGWHNNHHAFPTSARHGLRWWELDVSYWVIRGLVVLRLASHVKVPSAEKMAARKK; this comes from the coding sequence TTGCCAGAGACACTGACGCCGGAACATCCTGAGCCTGTCGGATCCGTAGCCGTGGTAGAGAGCCCTGTAGACGGGGGTTCGGGCGTCCGTGACGGGCATGATCACACCCAAGCGGACGGGGATTCGCACCCGCACCCCCACACTCACTCGCACGCCCACGAGCACCTCAGCCCCGCCGACCGCACCGTGCGGCGGGTGAACATGGCGGCGGTGGTGGTGCCCCTGCTGGGCTTGTGGCTCGCCATCTACCTCGCGTGGGGCACGGCCTTCGACTGGACGCAGGCGGCGATCTCCCTGTCGATGTCGATGCTGACGGCGCTGGGGATCACCGTCGGCTACCACCGGCTGTTCACGCACAAGAGCTTTACCGCCGTGGCCCCGGTGCGGTACATCCTCGCGGCCCTGGGCTCGATGGCGGTGCAGGGGCCGGTGATCGAGTGGGCGGGGGCCCACCGCAAACACCACCAGCACGCCGACGGCGAGCACGACCCGCACTCGCCCCACCACCACGCCGGCGGTGAGTTCGCGGCCACGCTGATGGGCACGCTCAAGGGTTTTTACCACGCGCACATGGGCTGGATGCTCGCGGGCCACCAGCGGGGGCTGGCGCGGTACACCAAGGACCTGCGCGAGGACCGGGTGGTGGCCGCGGCCAACCGCCACTTCAAGTTCTGGGTCATCATGGGGCTGGTGATCCCGGCGGTGCTTGGGGGCGTGCTGACGATGACCTTCAAGGGGGCGCTGCTGGGGCTGCTGTGGGGCGGCCTGGTGCGGATCCTCGTCAACCACCACATCACGTGGAGCGTGAACTCCATCTGCCACCTGTGGGGCACGAGCCCCTTCGTCAGCCACGACGAATCACGCAACAACGCCATCGTCGGCGTGCTGGCGATGGGCGAGGGCTGGCACAACAACCACCACGCCTTCCCCACCTCGGCGCGGCACGGCCTGCGCTGGTGGGAGCTTGACGTGAGCTACTGGGTGATCCGCGGCTTGGTCGTGCTGCGGCTCGCCAGCCACGTGAAGGTGCCCAGCGCTGAGAAGATGGCAGCGCGGAAGAAGTGA
- a CDS encoding fibronectin type III domain-containing protein, with amino-acid sequence MGKKMVVPNDRRQKVAFYREHIAAWATHAASIGIGPGLLADVQDKLAAAEAADETMTRLRAESVAATAEFYGAVGALAKTGSAAMATIRTYAAMSGDRDVYARAMIPPPSAGGSIAIPGTPEGFSAELLQDGSVTLRWECKHPAGSTGVLYFVRRRVMGGSEGGWEFIGTTGAKTFVDGTVPANVRGVEYEVHAERSTKRGHPARFSVRFGASTYGEAARRAA; translated from the coding sequence ATGGGCAAGAAGATGGTGGTTCCCAACGACCGGCGGCAGAAGGTGGCGTTCTACCGCGAGCACATCGCGGCGTGGGCGACGCACGCGGCGTCGATCGGCATCGGCCCGGGGCTGCTGGCGGACGTGCAGGACAAGCTCGCGGCGGCGGAGGCGGCGGACGAGACGATGACCCGACTGAGGGCGGAAAGCGTGGCCGCGACGGCGGAGTTTTATGGCGCGGTCGGGGCGCTGGCGAAGACCGGCTCGGCGGCGATGGCGACGATCCGCACCTACGCGGCGATGAGCGGGGACCGTGATGTGTACGCGCGGGCGATGATCCCCCCGCCGAGCGCCGGCGGCAGCATCGCGATCCCCGGCACACCCGAGGGGTTCAGCGCCGAGCTGCTGCAGGACGGCAGCGTCACGCTGCGGTGGGAGTGCAAGCACCCCGCGGGCTCGACCGGCGTGCTGTACTTCGTGCGGCGGCGCGTGATGGGCGGCAGTGAGGGCGGGTGGGAGTTCATCGGGACCACGGGCGCGAAGACGTTCGTGGATGGCACGGTGCCCGCGAATGTGCGCGGCGTGGAGTACGAGGTGCACGCGGAGCGGAGCACCAAGCGCGGCCACCCGGCGCGGTTCAGCGTGCGGTTTGGGGCGTCCACTTATGGGGAAGCGGCGCGACGCGCAGCGTAG
- the hutU gene encoding urocanate hydratase, which produces MTTAPHLPTSAPSHRPTTPRTIRAPRGNTRVCSSWAAEAAMRMLMNNLDPEVAENPAELVVYGGKGRAARDWACFDAIVATLKRLKPDETLLVQSGKPVGVVRTHEDAPRVLIANSNLVPHWATQKHFDELAARGLMMYGQMTAGSWIYIGTQGILQGTYETFAECGRQKFGGDLSGRLCVTAGCGGMGGAQPLAAVMAGGVCLIADVDAKNLERRKKDRYLDEIAPTIEAGVSQSLKYKEQKKAVSVGVCCNAVELLDYLIAKNITPDALTDQTSAHDPLNGYVPIGMTLEQANAARAADPAGYTKKSLAAMERHVRAMVTLHERGAVTFDYGNNIRQRALEQGYKDAFKFPGFVPAFIRPQFCVGRGPFRWVALSGDPADIATTDRELLKLFPEDKGLHRWLTMAGERVAFQGLPARICWLGYKERDQAGLLFNRLVAEGKVSAPIVIGRDHLDCGSVASPNRETEAMKDGTDAVSDWALLNAMVNVASGASWVSFHHGGGVGIGYSQHAGQVIVADGTPEAAKRLSRVLTNDPAMGVFRHADAGYDEAIACARERGADVPMM; this is translated from the coding sequence ATGACCACCGCCCCTCACCTCCCCACCTCCGCACCTTCCCACCGCCCCACCACTCCCCGCACCATCCGCGCCCCGCGCGGCAACACCCGCGTGTGCTCGTCGTGGGCGGCGGAGGCGGCGATGCGGATGCTGATGAACAACCTGGACCCCGAGGTGGCGGAGAACCCGGCGGAGTTAGTCGTGTACGGCGGCAAGGGGAGGGCGGCGCGGGACTGGGCGTGCTTTGATGCGATCGTGGCGACGCTCAAGCGGCTCAAGCCGGACGAGACGCTGCTGGTGCAGTCGGGCAAGCCGGTGGGCGTGGTGCGGACGCACGAGGATGCGCCGCGGGTGCTGATTGCGAACAGCAACCTGGTGCCGCACTGGGCGACGCAGAAGCACTTTGACGAACTGGCCGCCCGCGGGCTGATGATGTACGGGCAGATGACGGCGGGGTCGTGGATTTATATTGGCACGCAGGGGATTCTGCAGGGGACGTACGAGACGTTCGCGGAGTGCGGGCGGCAGAAGTTCGGCGGCGATCTCAGCGGGCGGCTGTGCGTGACGGCGGGGTGCGGCGGGATGGGCGGCGCTCAACCGCTCGCGGCCGTGATGGCGGGCGGGGTGTGCCTGATCGCGGATGTGGATGCGAAGAACTTAGAACGACGGAAGAAGGACCGGTACCTCGATGAGATCGCGCCGACGATTGAGGCGGGTGTGTCGCAGTCGCTGAAGTACAAGGAGCAGAAGAAGGCCGTGAGCGTGGGCGTGTGCTGCAACGCGGTGGAGCTTTTGGATTACCTGATCGCGAAGAACATCACGCCCGACGCCCTGACCGACCAGACCTCGGCCCATGATCCTCTGAACGGCTACGTGCCCATCGGTATGACGCTCGAGCAGGCCAACGCCGCGCGGGCGGCGGACCCGGCGGGGTACACCAAGAAGTCCCTCGCGGCCATGGAGCGGCACGTGCGCGCGATGGTGACGCTGCACGAGCGCGGGGCCGTGACGTTCGACTACGGCAACAACATCAGGCAGCGGGCCCTGGAGCAGGGGTACAAGGACGCCTTCAAGTTCCCCGGCTTCGTGCCCGCGTTCATCCGGCCGCAGTTCTGCGTGGGGCGGGGGCCCTTCCGGTGGGTGGCGTTGAGCGGGGACCCGGCGGACATCGCGACCACCGACCGCGAGCTGCTGAAGCTGTTCCCGGAGGACAAGGGGCTGCACCGCTGGCTCACGATGGCGGGCGAGCGCGTGGCCTTCCAGGGCCTGCCCGCCCGCATCTGCTGGCTGGGGTACAAGGAACGCGACCAGGCGGGGCTGCTGTTCAACCGGCTCGTGGCGGAGGGTAAGGTGTCCGCGCCGATCGTCATCGGGCGCGACCATCTGGATTGCGGCAGCGTCGCGTCACCCAACCGAGAGACGGAGGCGATGAAGGACGGCACCGACGCCGTGAGCGACTGGGCCCTGCTCAACGCGATGGTCAACGTCGCCAGCGGCGCCTCGTGGGTCAGCTTCCACCACGGCGGGGGCGTGGGCATCGGCTACTCCCAGCACGCGGGGCAGGTCATCGTCGCCGACGGCACGCCCGAGGCGGCGAAGAGGCTGTCCCGCGTGCTCACCAACGACCCGGCGATGGGCGTCTTCCGGCACGCCGACGCGGGGTACGACGAGGCGATCGCGTGTGCCCGCGAGCGCGGGGCCGATGTGCCGATGATGTGA
- the tnpA gene encoding IS200/IS605 family transposase encodes MPGTYSQILLHVVFSTKRRLPWLTADIRQPVYDYIGGIIRGEKGVLHAIGGVEDHVHMYFRWRTDMCISDLMRNVKAHSSLWVHQNYTALRDFAWQEGYSVFSVSKSQEPAVKLYIANQAEHHAKEDFKSELLRMLRLHEIDFEERYVFD; translated from the coding sequence ATGCCCGGCACGTACTCGCAGATTCTGCTGCACGTCGTCTTCTCCACGAAGCGCCGTCTCCCCTGGCTTACTGCTGACATCCGGCAACCTGTCTACGACTACATCGGCGGCATCATCCGAGGCGAGAAGGGCGTGCTCCACGCCATCGGCGGGGTCGAAGACCACGTCCACATGTACTTCCGCTGGCGCACCGACATGTGCATTTCCGATCTGATGCGCAATGTGAAGGCACACTCCTCCCTCTGGGTACACCAGAACTACACCGCGCTCCGCGACTTCGCATGGCAGGAGGGCTACAGCGTGTTCTCCGTCAGCAAGTCGCAGGAGCCCGCGGTCAAGCTGTACATCGCGAACCAGGCCGAGCACCACGCGAAGGAAGACTTCAAGTCCGAACTTCTGCGCATGCTGCGGTTGCACGAGATCGATTTCGAGGAGCGGTACGTCTTTGACTGA
- a CDS encoding tetratricopeptide repeat protein: MQPTNTRQLAEFATQLLHANRRAEAAQVLADALTAAPADTHINELAGYLAATEGRWADAAQRYALALRGRPENQVLALTLAKAHFHAGDRAAARKVIEKPAAAGNPEARRMLGMLLASGGEPFAGAAHLRAFIASRPKGAPADLEAVGALAHALKESGQADEALALLRPHVEARNANPRLLHLYAFTLNYAPGVSTADIAAAHRRYAAALEAEPGARAAPVHRIPPPEAGGERPRRLRIGLVSGDFRRHSVTSFLLPLLEHVGRGRFEIVCYSTHAAEDDFTRQYERQATHFRRVHTQNADELAATIASDRVHILIDLAGCTWNNRLAVFARRPAPVQVAWLGYPAPTGLSAMDFRVVDALTDAADGAPLAVPEQPLRLEPCMLAYRPYPDAPPVNERPAGAPLVLGCFGAVPKLNAPLLSLYARTLEVVPGSELLFRHVSLAEAGLREDLVKRVMAAGVKDRSRIKVEPPAPAEGSVMPAYHAVDISLDTFPYNGTTTLCESLWMGVPVVSLTGDRTASRMGLTILSRVGLPELAASSEDAFVNTAALLASDHQRRAELRRTLRARVQSALCDAGSFARAFEDALEQSWCARKP, encoded by the coding sequence TTGCAGCCCACCAACACGCGTCAGCTGGCGGAGTTTGCCACGCAGCTGCTGCACGCCAACCGGCGGGCCGAGGCCGCGCAGGTGCTCGCCGACGCCCTCACCGCGGCACCCGCGGACACGCACATCAACGAGCTCGCCGGGTACCTCGCTGCGACCGAGGGCCGCTGGGCCGACGCCGCCCAGCGCTACGCCCTCGCCCTCCGCGGCCGCCCCGAGAACCAGGTGCTCGCGCTCACCCTCGCCAAGGCCCACTTCCACGCGGGTGACCGGGCGGCGGCGCGGAAGGTGATCGAGAAGCCCGCGGCCGCGGGCAACCCCGAAGCCCGCCGCATGCTGGGGATGCTGCTGGCCTCGGGCGGCGAGCCCTTCGCCGGCGCGGCCCACCTGCGGGCGTTCATCGCGTCGCGTCCAAAGGGCGCCCCCGCGGACCTGGAGGCGGTCGGAGCTCTCGCCCACGCGCTCAAGGAGTCAGGGCAGGCCGATGAGGCGTTGGCGCTGCTCCGGCCGCATGTCGAGGCCCGCAACGCCAACCCGCGCCTGCTGCACCTCTACGCTTTCACGCTCAACTACGCCCCCGGCGTGAGCACCGCCGATATCGCGGCCGCGCACCGCCGCTACGCCGCGGCCTTGGAAGCAGAGCCGGGGGCGCGGGCGGCCCCGGTGCACCGCATCCCCCCACCGGAGGCGGGCGGCGAGCGCCCGCGGCGGCTGCGGATCGGGCTGGTGTCCGGCGACTTCCGCCGCCACTCGGTCACCAGCTTCCTGCTGCCGCTGCTGGAGCACGTCGGCCGCGGACGCTTCGAGATCGTGTGCTACTCGACGCACGCCGCCGAGGACGACTTCACCCGCCAGTACGAGCGGCAGGCGACGCACTTCCGGCGCGTGCACACGCAGAACGCGGACGAGCTCGCGGCCACCATCGCCTCCGATCGCGTGCACATCCTCATCGACCTCGCGGGCTGCACGTGGAACAACCGTCTGGCGGTGTTCGCCCGGCGGCCCGCTCCCGTGCAGGTCGCGTGGCTGGGATACCCCGCGCCTACGGGCCTGAGCGCGATGGACTTCCGCGTGGTGGACGCGTTGACGGACGCGGCGGACGGTGCACCGCTGGCGGTGCCCGAGCAGCCCCTGCGGCTTGAGCCCTGCATGCTCGCGTACCGCCCTTACCCCGATGCGCCCCCCGTGAATGAGCGGCCCGCGGGCGCGCCGCTGGTGCTGGGGTGCTTCGGGGCCGTGCCGAAACTCAACGCCCCGCTGCTCTCGCTGTACGCCCGCACCCTGGAGGTTGTCCCCGGGAGCGAGCTGCTGTTCAGGCACGTGTCGCTCGCGGAGGCCGGGCTCCGCGAGGACCTGGTCAAGCGCGTGATGGCCGCGGGTGTGAAGGACCGCTCCCGCATCAAGGTGGAGCCGCCCGCGCCCGCCGAGGGCTCTGTCATGCCCGCGTACCACGCCGTCGACATCTCCCTCGACACGTTCCCCTACAACGGCACCACCACGCTCTGCGAGTCGCTGTGGATGGGCGTGCCCGTGGTGTCGCTCACGGGCGACCGCACGGCCTCGCGCATGGGGCTCACCATCCTCTCGCGGGTGGGGCTGCCGGAGCTGGCGGCGAGCTCTGAGGACGCGTTCGTCAACACCGCCGCTCTGCTCGCAAGCGACCACCAGCGCCGGGCGGAGCTGCGGCGCACGCTGCGGGCGCGGGTGCAATCGGCGCTGTGCGATGCGGGCTCGTTCGCTCGGGCATTCGAGGACGCGCTCGAACAGTCGTGGTGCGCACGCAAGCCCTAG
- a CDS encoding ATPase, T2SS/T4P/T4SS family encodes MSLRLKLTPIRGNAKALQVTDGAVSIGRGPDNTIPLIDERASRRHCVIELDHQGCWMVRDLGSRNGTKLNEEKVTTAILKPGDVLKVGQHEFLIEGDRPNIPELQAKELDVNAAYEHSEIAKETGLKASREVGWMFELAEVMNALPPKDSAPEEVRIVDANGNPSDVLSGTSDGPNAVRMLFQLASKSRATDIHMEPKAEICNVRMRVDGDMVPIMELPKRVGELVFGVIKAACHMHVAGRDAVQDGHFSTVFPDRRVENRVSFTPSMYGQKLVVRRLDQRGTPESLGDLGMTPWMHERIRQVCSQDSGLIITCGPTGSGKTTTLYNAIREIDRTTRNVITIEDPVEYQLAGVTQIPVDEQKGNNFGQLLRSVLRQDPDVILVGEIRDEETARTAMQAAITGHLVFSTVHSKETITAVFRLLDLKVERHLVANSLDLILAQRLVRMLCDNCKRLQPVAPGQATRLGKFLQGKTQIYTATGCSRCLRTGYRGRRALFELLDFNDELRDIVLRDPSITAMKKVIEQGLFSTLQQFGWRLVADGVTSLDEVDRVAGMS; translated from the coding sequence ATGTCCCTCCGCCTCAAGCTCACCCCCATCCGCGGCAACGCCAAGGCTCTCCAGGTCACCGACGGTGCTGTCAGCATCGGGCGCGGGCCGGATAACACCATCCCGCTCATCGACGAGCGGGCCAGCCGCCGCCACTGCGTCATCGAGCTCGACCACCAGGGCTGCTGGATGGTCCGCGACCTGGGCAGCCGCAACGGCACCAAGCTCAACGAAGAGAAGGTCACCACGGCGATCCTCAAACCCGGCGATGTGCTCAAGGTGGGGCAGCACGAGTTCCTGATCGAGGGCGACCGGCCCAATATCCCGGAGTTGCAGGCAAAGGAGCTCGACGTCAATGCGGCGTACGAGCACAGCGAGATCGCAAAGGAGACGGGGCTCAAGGCCAGCCGCGAGGTGGGCTGGATGTTCGAGCTGGCGGAGGTAATGAACGCCCTGCCGCCCAAGGACAGCGCGCCCGAGGAGGTGCGGATCGTCGATGCGAACGGTAATCCGAGCGACGTGCTCTCAGGGACGAGCGATGGGCCCAACGCGGTGCGGATGCTGTTCCAGCTGGCGAGCAAAAGCCGGGCGACCGACATCCACATGGAGCCCAAGGCGGAGATCTGCAACGTCCGCATGCGCGTGGACGGCGACATGGTGCCGATCATGGAGCTGCCCAAGCGCGTGGGCGAGCTGGTGTTCGGCGTAATCAAGGCGGCGTGCCACATGCACGTGGCGGGGCGCGACGCGGTGCAGGACGGGCACTTCTCGACGGTGTTCCCGGATCGGCGGGTGGAGAACCGCGTGAGCTTCACGCCCAGCATGTACGGGCAGAAGCTCGTGGTACGGCGTCTGGACCAGCGGGGCACGCCCGAATCGCTGGGCGACCTGGGCATGACGCCCTGGATGCACGAGCGCATCCGGCAGGTGTGCAGCCAGGACAGCGGCCTCATCATCACCTGCGGCCCCACCGGTAGCGGCAAGACGACGACGCTTTACAACGCCATCCGCGAAATCGACCGCACCACCCGTAACGTGATCACGATCGAGGACCCCGTCGAGTACCAGCTCGCGGGCGTGACGCAGATCCCGGTGGACGAGCAGAAGGGCAACAACTTCGGCCAGCTGCTCCGATCCGTGCTGCGCCAGGACCCCGACGTCATCCTCGTGGGCGAGATCCGCGACGAGGAGACCGCCCGCACCGCCATGCAGGCCGCCATCACCGGGCACCTGGTGTTCTCCACCGTGCACAGCAAGGAGACCATCACGGCCGTGTTCCGCCTGCTGGACCTCAAGGTCGAGCGGCACCTGGTGGCCAACTCGCTCGACCTGATCCTTGCGCAACGGCTGGTGCGGATGCTGTGCGACAACTGCAAGCGGCTGCAGCCGGTCGCTCCCGGTCAGGCCACGCGCCTGGGCAAGTTCCTGCAGGGAAAGACGCAGATCTACACGGCCACCGGCTGCTCGCGATGCCTGCGGACGGGCTACCGCGGGCGGCGGGCGCTGTTCGAGCTGCTGGACTTCAACGACGAGCTGCGCGACATTGTGCTCCGCGACCCCTCGATCACAGCGATGAAGAAGGTGATCGAGCAGGGGCTATTCTCAACGCTCCAGCAGTTCGGCTGGAGGCTGGTGGCCGACGGCGTGACGAGCCTGGACGAGGTCGATCGCGTGGCGGGGATGTCCTGA